One Methanobacteriales archaeon HGW-Methanobacteriales-1 DNA window includes the following coding sequences:
- the msrB gene encoding peptide-methionine (R)-S-oxide reductase translates to MVEKIIKSDDEWKSILGREEFKVARKKGTELAFTGKYHDCHEDGIYRCVCCGTDLFESKTKFESGTGWPSFWDAVAPENVNFITDRSLFMVRTEVLCARCDAHLGHVFDDGPEPTYKRYCMNSASLKFVPQKKHD, encoded by the coding sequence ATGGTAGAAAAAATTATCAAAAGCGATGATGAATGGAAATCCATCCTGGGACGAGAAGAATTTAAAGTTGCTCGGAAAAAAGGCACTGAACTGGCCTTTACTGGGAAATACCATGATTGTCATGAAGACGGTATTTATCGTTGTGTTTGCTGTGGAACTGATCTTTTTGAATCGAAAACTAAATTTGAATCTGGAACTGGTTGGCCTAGCTTTTGGGATGCTGTTGCTCCTGAAAACGTGAACTTTATCACCGATCGCAGCTTATTTATGGTCAGAACCGAGGTTTTATGTGCACGTTGTGATGCACATCTAGGACATGTCTTTGATGACGGGCCGGAACCTACTTACAAACGTTACTGTATGAATTCCGCTTCATTGAAGTTTGTTCCCCAGAAAAAACATGATTGA
- a CDS encoding hydrolase has product MKNILCYGDSNTWGFDPTTENRIIHNKRWPGVLQNNLGADFNVIEEGLNGRTTVWDDPLHGGFKNGKEYLTPCLASHKPLDLVILFLGTNDLKTRFSLTASEVTSGIQILINMVLNSNSGIDEDSPQLLLVSPPLIGEVPPSSRFCEEFEGACEKSRKLGPYFKEVAREYNLEFLDASDIVKASEIDGIHLDIDQHIKLGHYMAEKVLKILE; this is encoded by the coding sequence ATGAAAAATATTTTATGTTATGGTGATTCTAATACATGGGGCTTTGATCCTACCACTGAAAATCGCATAATTCATAATAAAAGATGGCCGGGTGTTCTTCAAAATAATTTAGGGGCTGATTTCAATGTTATTGAAGAAGGTTTAAATGGCCGAACCACAGTATGGGATGATCCACTTCATGGAGGATTTAAAAATGGGAAGGAATATTTAACTCCTTGCCTAGCTTCTCATAAACCGCTGGACCTGGTTATTTTGTTTTTAGGAACCAATGATCTTAAAACCAGGTTTTCATTAACTGCTTCTGAAGTTACCAGTGGAATTCAGATCCTGATTAATATGGTATTAAATAGTAATTCTGGTATTGATGAAGATTCACCTCAGCTACTTCTGGTTTCTCCGCCATTAATTGGTGAGGTTCCACCATCTTCCAGATTTTGTGAAGAATTTGAAGGAGCTTGTGAAAAATCCAGGAAATTAGGGCCTTATTTTAAAGAGGTAGCTCGGGAATATAATTTAGAGTTCTTAGATGCTTCAGATATAGTTAAAGCCAGTGAAATTGACGGTATTCACCTGGATATAGATCAGCATATTAAATTGGGCCATTATATGGCTGAAAAAGTTCTTAAAATATTAGAATAA
- a CDS encoding MBL fold metallo-hydrolase translates to MKVTEKVHALESTKGNYAYLVLDEEITVIDTGMPRQGKALLKELESLNMELSDIKHIMLTHHDIDHIGNVALLEKATGAKVWASKEDIPYIYGEKARHGIKRILSLFMKPKLPEKINPYPENGIINNQMEIISSPGHTPGHVCILFENVLFAGDLLRTSPDKIKPMISLMNWNDSIIHESIAKIDKLSFKWICPAHGVPIERGNLWEEFLVENKINQE, encoded by the coding sequence ATGAAAGTAACTGAAAAAGTTCATGCTTTAGAATCAACAAAAGGGAATTATGCTTATCTTGTTTTAGATGAAGAAATCACAGTAATTGATACTGGAATGCCCCGCCAGGGAAAAGCCCTTTTAAAAGAATTAGAATCATTAAATATGGAATTAAGTGATATTAAACACATCATGCTAACCCACCATGATATAGACCACATTGGCAATGTGGCCCTATTAGAAAAGGCCACCGGGGCCAAAGTATGGGCCTCTAAAGAAGATATTCCTTATATCTATGGTGAAAAAGCACGGCATGGAATAAAGAGAATATTATCCTTATTTATGAAGCCAAAATTACCTGAAAAGATAAATCCATACCCTGAAAATGGAATAATCAACAACCAGATGGAAATTATATCATCTCCTGGACATACACCGGGCCATGTGTGTATTCTTTTTGAAAATGTGCTTTTTGCGGGGGACCTGTTAAGAACCTCACCAGATAAAATAAAACCCATGATATCCCTTATGAACTGGAATGATTCCATAATACATGAATCCATTGCAAAAATAGATAAATTATCTTTTAAATGGATATGCCCTGCCCATGGAGTTCCCATAGAAAGAGGAAATCTTTGGGAGGAATTTCTAGTGGAAAATAAAATAAATCAGGAATAG
- a CDS encoding cell wall biogenesis protein: MKLIFKKPSIETQKAMSHAALNPFTGRGINPEIKAAEEGIKKLTGHEYIKLVNSGNSAIISVMNALEGPFILPDQGGWSGLKKIAEFLKREVYFIPTEKGIIYPDLLEEYLKQLKTNPSAIFITSFAGYTAEQPVKELFEVCCENNIILVEDASGSVGDPEKRLCNGEHAHIIIASTGSPKIVNVGNGGFISTNEKKILDNSRFLLKTLRADPITAAGIATEIQKASFNLFETMHACKILKNNIPNTFHEDKRGINVIVPSNDPKTHGRTLREKINLDGRSIITNCPLYDRLMEKAVCIEIKNLDTDCLNKENLSEIKEHVETTVFNTSNNEYPMHPKLKW; the protein is encoded by the coding sequence TTGAAATTGATATTCAAGAAACCATCTATTGAAACTCAAAAGGCCATGAGTCACGCTGCTTTAAATCCATTTACCGGAAGAGGAATTAATCCAGAAATTAAAGCTGCCGAAGAAGGAATAAAAAAGCTAACTGGTCATGAATATATTAAATTAGTTAACAGTGGCAATTCTGCTATAATAAGTGTTATGAATGCTCTAGAAGGCCCATTTATTCTTCCAGATCAGGGCGGATGGAGTGGCTTGAAAAAAATCGCTGAATTTCTAAAAAGAGAAGTTTATTTCATACCCACTGAAAAGGGAATAATTTACCCCGATTTGCTGGAAGAATACTTAAAACAACTGAAAACAAATCCTTCTGCCATATTTATTACTAGTTTTGCAGGATACACCGCAGAACAACCAGTTAAAGAATTATTTGAAGTCTGTTGTGAAAATAATATCATTTTAGTGGAGGACGCTTCAGGCAGTGTAGGGGATCCAGAAAAAAGACTCTGCAATGGTGAACATGCCCATATTATAATAGCATCTACCGGCTCTCCCAAAATTGTTAATGTAGGCAATGGGGGCTTTATTTCCACCAATGAAAAGAAAATATTGGATAATTCCCGTTTTCTTTTGAAAACACTTAGAGCTGATCCAATTACTGCGGCGGGAATTGCCACCGAAATACAAAAGGCCTCATTTAATCTATTTGAAACTATGCATGCTTGTAAAATCCTTAAAAATAATATTCCAAACACTTTTCATGAAGATAAAAGAGGAATTAATGTAATTGTCCCATCCAATGACCCTAAAACCCATGGTAGAACTCTAAGAGAAAAAATAAACCTTGATGGTCGTAGTATTATAACAAATTGTCCCCTTTATGATCGTCTGATGGAAAAAGCGGTTTGTATAGAAATTAAGAATCTGGATACTGATTGTTTAAACAAAGAAAACCTTTCAGAAATTAAGGAACATGTTGAAACTACAGTGTTTAACACAAGTAATAATGAATATCCTATGCATCCAAAATTAAAATGGTAG